One Paenisporosarcina sp. FSL H8-0542 genomic region harbors:
- the hpaI gene encoding 2,4-dihydroxyhept-2-ene-1,7-dioic acid aldolase, producing MAYTEAKRKLRGSICPVVTPFTEDGAIDEKAFIELINWQIESGSHGISVTGTSGEPSSLTMSERKRVMALAKETIDGRVFFAPGTGSTNHDETMELTKYAEEIGADAAMVIVPYYNRPNQEALYQHFKTVADSVTTPIIIYNIPGRSAVNMEVSTMKRLVEDCPNIVGVKEANKDFEHVNRVLLNCGRDFLLYSGIELLCYPMLAIGGAGFISATANVEPVKVAELYNAWEAGDVARCQDLHFELMPLNDVLFKDTNPGPAKVALGMMGKINPKLRLPLGFPSEALKREVRETLVDLGKLPKEAAVN from the coding sequence TTGGCATACACAGAAGCGAAAAGAAAATTAAGAGGGTCCATTTGTCCTGTCGTTACCCCGTTTACAGAAGACGGCGCAATTGATGAAAAAGCATTTATTGAGTTAATTAACTGGCAAATTGAAAGTGGCAGTCATGGGATTTCCGTTACGGGAACTAGCGGGGAACCGAGCTCTTTGACAATGTCTGAACGAAAAAGAGTGATGGCCCTTGCAAAAGAAACTATAGACGGCCGTGTCTTTTTCGCGCCTGGAACAGGGTCGACAAACCATGACGAAACAATGGAATTGACAAAGTACGCTGAAGAAATCGGTGCTGATGCTGCGATGGTAATTGTGCCTTATTACAACAGGCCAAATCAGGAAGCCCTTTACCAGCATTTTAAAACAGTCGCTGATTCAGTGACAACACCGATTATCATTTACAATATCCCGGGTCGTTCTGCAGTCAATATGGAAGTAAGCACGATGAAACGTTTAGTGGAAGATTGTCCGAATATCGTCGGTGTAAAAGAAGCGAATAAAGACTTCGAGCATGTCAACCGTGTATTGCTGAACTGCGGCAGAGACTTCCTTTTGTATTCAGGAATCGAACTGCTGTGCTATCCGATGCTTGCAATTGGTGGGGCCGGATTCATCAGCGCAACAGCGAACGTTGAACCGGTCAAAGTGGCCGAATTATACAATGCATGGGAAGCGGGCGACGTAGCAAGATGTCAGGATTTGCACTTCGAATTAATGCCATTAAACGATGTGTTGTTTAAAGATACCAACCCAGGACCTGCAAAAGTAGCGCTTGGCATGATGGGGAAAATCAATCCGAAACTTCGACTGCCTTTAGGATTCCCTTCAGAGGCTCTAAAAAGAGAAGTTCGCGAAACACTCGTCGACCTTGGGAAACTTCCAAAGGAAGCGGCTGTAAACTAA
- a CDS encoding flavin reductase family protein, which translates to MDDRLFRNAMGSFATGVTVITTEVAGEVHGMTANAFMSISLNPKLIAVSIGERARMLQHIKEAKQFAVNILTTKQVNESKQFSGQLNLEDDITFSSYKGLPVLPDSLAVVTCKLHSEYVAGDHTIFIGQVTGVKLEQHDPLLYSQGKYRELKELQE; encoded by the coding sequence GTGGATGATCGATTGTTTCGCAATGCAATGGGAAGTTTCGCAACCGGTGTCACAGTCATAACGACCGAAGTCGCTGGTGAGGTACATGGCATGACCGCAAATGCGTTCATGTCGATTTCATTAAACCCGAAACTTATCGCCGTCAGTATTGGTGAAAGAGCTAGAATGCTGCAACATATCAAAGAAGCAAAACAATTTGCTGTCAATATCCTGACAACCAAACAAGTAAATGAGTCCAAGCAATTCTCCGGTCAGTTAAATTTAGAGGATGATATAACGTTCTCTTCATATAAAGGACTTCCTGTTCTTCCGGATTCACTGGCAGTTGTGACGTGTAAACTGCATAGCGAATATGTAGCTGGCGATCATACCATTTTTATCGGGCAAGTAACGGGCGTCAAACTGGAACAACATGACCCGTTGCTCTACAGCCAGGGAAAATATCGTGAACTGAAAGAACTTCAGGAATAA
- the hpaB gene encoding 4-hydroxyphenylacetate 3-monooxygenase, oxygenase component translates to MGARTGKEYIEGIKKRNTEVWIHGEKVEDVTTHPAFKNVVESVAGLYDLQHEKPEKMLYTSPTSGKKVGLSFIAPKTKEDLFRRREMHSEWAGFSGGMMGRSPDYLNTSIMAFGTASEFFAQEGGGSKQFAKNARDYYEYARENDISLTHTLIHPQVNRSTLTQSDQKDPTLSARITKKTPDGIIVNGCRLLATLGGITDELVVFPSTINRTPGTTDDPYAFAFAIPNNTAGLKFLSRESFDYGKSKWDHPLGARFDESDAIISFEDVFVPWERVFVSESTNICNRTYTETNAVIHMTHQVIAKNTVKTEFILGVVVNMMEAIGIDQFMHVKEKASEIMVILEVMRSHLYRAEHNAKIDQYGNMTPDFEPLNAARNWYPKMYQRMNEIIKILGASGLMALPTEADFSSTDVGTLVHRYTQGANINGEEKVQLFRLAWDISISAFGNRQALYEYYFFGDPVRMSNAYYDQFDKQPYKNMVKDFLNRAKKEAGILS, encoded by the coding sequence ATGGGCGCTCGTACAGGAAAAGAATATATCGAAGGCATAAAAAAACGGAACACTGAAGTGTGGATTCACGGGGAGAAAGTGGAAGACGTCACGACACACCCTGCCTTTAAAAACGTTGTGGAAAGTGTAGCTGGACTATATGATCTGCAACATGAGAAGCCAGAGAAGATGCTTTATACTTCACCGACTTCAGGCAAAAAAGTTGGGCTTTCCTTTATTGCACCGAAAACCAAAGAAGATTTATTTAGAAGACGTGAAATGCATTCCGAATGGGCTGGTTTTTCCGGCGGCATGATGGGACGTTCTCCAGACTATTTAAATACAAGCATTATGGCTTTTGGTACTGCCAGTGAATTCTTCGCACAAGAAGGTGGCGGCAGTAAGCAATTTGCCAAAAATGCCAGAGACTATTATGAATATGCACGTGAAAATGACATCAGCTTAACTCATACATTAATCCATCCACAAGTGAACCGATCGACATTGACTCAATCGGATCAAAAAGATCCTACACTATCCGCACGTATAACCAAAAAGACTCCAGACGGAATTATCGTGAACGGTTGCCGCCTGTTGGCCACTTTAGGTGGTATCACTGACGAACTGGTCGTTTTCCCTTCCACTATCAATCGGACTCCAGGAACGACGGACGATCCGTATGCTTTCGCATTCGCTATTCCAAATAATACGGCAGGGCTGAAATTCTTGTCTCGTGAGTCATTCGACTATGGGAAGAGCAAATGGGATCATCCGCTCGGTGCCCGTTTTGACGAAAGTGATGCGATTATCTCGTTTGAAGACGTGTTTGTTCCATGGGAAAGAGTATTTGTAAGCGAAAGTACAAACATCTGTAATCGTACGTATACGGAAACGAATGCGGTCATACATATGACGCATCAAGTCATCGCCAAAAACACGGTGAAAACAGAGTTCATTCTAGGTGTGGTCGTCAACATGATGGAAGCAATCGGAATTGATCAGTTCATGCATGTAAAAGAAAAAGCGAGCGAAATCATGGTCATTTTGGAAGTGATGCGTTCTCACCTATACCGCGCCGAACACAACGCCAAAATCGATCAATATGGCAATATGACACCTGACTTTGAACCGTTGAACGCAGCCCGTAACTGGTACCCGAAAATGTACCAACGGATGAATGAAATCATTAAAATTCTTGGCGCATCCGGCTTGATGGCATTGCCAACAGAAGCAGACTTCAGTAGTACGGATGTCGGAACATTAGTTCATCGTTACACGCAAGGTGCCAACATCAATGGTGAGGAAAAAGTTCAATTATTCCGCTTAGCTTGGGATATTTCAATCAGTGCCTTCGGTAACCGCCAAGCACTGTATGAGTACTATTTCTTCGGAGATCCAGTGCGGATGTCAAATGCTTATTACGATCAATTCGACAAGCAACCATATAAAAACATGGTGAAAGACTTCCTGAACAGAGCGAAAAAAGAAGCGGGTATTTTATCTTAA
- a CDS encoding 5-carboxymethyl-2-hydroxymuconate Delta-isomerase has protein sequence MPHFTVEYTDNIKNEANIALLFEEVHKVLISRDSVFPIGGIRSRAIVLKDYRVADGAEDDAFVHAVLKIGAGRSAEVKKEACDALFAVLKNHFSELMSKRYLALSMELIEFSEAGTYKQNNIHARFK, from the coding sequence ATGCCGCATTTTACAGTGGAATATACGGATAATATCAAAAATGAGGCGAATATCGCGCTGCTATTTGAAGAAGTTCATAAAGTCCTCATTTCACGGGACTCCGTTTTCCCTATAGGGGGCATCCGTTCAAGGGCAATTGTATTAAAAGATTACCGGGTTGCTGACGGGGCTGAAGACGATGCTTTTGTCCATGCCGTGTTGAAAATAGGAGCAGGACGTTCGGCAGAAGTTAAAAAAGAAGCTTGCGATGCATTATTTGCCGTATTGAAAAATCATTTTTCGGAACTCATGTCCAAACGTTACTTGGCATTGTCGATGGAACTGATCGAATTCAGTGAGGCCGGCACATATAAGCAAAATAATATCCATGCACGATTTAAATAG
- a CDS encoding fumarylacetoacetate hydrolase family protein, with protein MRTARISCEGAIHKAIEWEGRLKLDDGRIVEERDVVWLTPIVPRTVFALGLNYADHAAELAFDAPSEPLVFLKGPNTFIGHNAYTRRPSDVTYMHYECELAVIIGKTARNVKKEEAYQYVKGYSVANDYAIRDYLENYYRPNLRVKNRDTCTPFGPWLIDANDVANPMELKLTTHVNNKLVQEGTTADMIFDIPTLIEYLSSFMTLSENDVILTGTPKGSVDTAVGDEVVTEIEGIGRLVNTIIGDEAFSNR; from the coding sequence ATGAGAACAGCACGGATATCCTGTGAAGGCGCAATCCACAAAGCGATTGAATGGGAAGGCCGCCTGAAGCTTGATGACGGACGGATTGTAGAAGAACGTGATGTTGTATGGTTGACGCCAATCGTCCCGCGTACCGTATTTGCTTTAGGGCTTAACTACGCGGATCACGCAGCCGAACTGGCATTTGATGCACCATCAGAACCATTGGTTTTTCTGAAGGGACCGAATACGTTTATCGGCCATAATGCATATACCCGTCGCCCTTCTGACGTCACGTACATGCATTATGAATGTGAGTTGGCCGTCATTATCGGAAAGACTGCTCGCAATGTAAAAAAAGAAGAGGCTTATCAGTATGTCAAAGGTTACAGTGTAGCAAATGATTATGCGATTCGAGATTATCTTGAAAACTATTACCGTCCGAATTTGCGTGTCAAAAACCGCGATACGTGTACACCATTTGGTCCTTGGCTCATCGATGCGAATGATGTGGCCAATCCGATGGAACTTAAGTTGACTACCCATGTCAATAACAAGCTTGTTCAAGAAGGAACGACAGCGGATATGATTTTTGATATTCCGACGCTCATAGAATATTTAAGCAGCTTCATGACATTGAGTGAGAATGATGTCATTCTTACAGGCACTCCTAAAGGGTCCGTCGATACTGCTGTCGGTGATGAAGTCGTGACAGAAATTGAAGGAATCGGACGATTGGTCAATACCATTATCGGGGATGAAGCGTTCTCGAACCGGTAA